ATCTGGAGGAGCTTCTCCAGGCCGCCGGCGACCGGCCGAAGCTCATCGTGTTCGAGAGCGTGTATTCCATGGATGGGGACATCTCCCCGATTCACGCCATCTGCGATCTGGCCGAGCGCTACAACGCCATGACCTATCTCGACGAGGTCCATGCGGTGGGCATGTACGGCCCCCGCGGCGGAGGCATCGCCGAGCGCGACGGCGCGATGCACCGGGTCGACGTGATTGAAGGCACCCTCGGCAAGGCCTTCGGCGTGATGGGCGGCTACCTGACCGGCACGAAGGCCGTGATGGATGCCGTGCGCAGCTTTGCCCCGGGCTTCATCTTCACGACCGCCCTCCCCCCGGCCGTGGCAGCGGCCGCCACCGCGTCGATTCGGCACCTGAAGGCCTCCTCCAAGGAGCGGCAAATGCAGCAGCGGCAGGTGGCCCGCACGAAGCAGGTCCTCAGCGGCCTCGGCCTGCCGATCATGGATACCGTGACCCACATCGTTCCCGTCATGGTCGGAAACGCGGAGGCCTGTAAGGCCGCCTCGGACCGCCTGCTGGAAAAGCACGGAATCTATATCCAGCCGATCAACTATCCCACCGTGCCACGAGGCACGGAGCGCCTGCGCATCACGCCCGGACCGTTCCACACCGACGCGCATGTCAACGCCCTGGGTGCCGCCCTTGTGGAGGTCTGGGGCGCCCTGAAACTCCCCTTGAGCCAAAAAGTGCAGGCCGCCGAATAAAAGATCGATTTCAATCTTGCACAGAGGGCCGTGCTGTGGCACTAAGCGGCCCTCCTCGTTGGCGGGCTGCCGTAGCTCAGTGGTAGAGCACTCCCTTGGTAAGGGAGAGGTCGAGAGTTCGATCCTCTCTGGCAGCACCATCGATCTCCTTGAAGGTTCTATACCTTTTTGGATCGACCCTCTGAGAGCCTTCGTCTCGACGAGACTTGGCAGTATATTGGCGGCAGTTCAAATGCTTCCCATCAGAACGGAAGATCTCAAGGTCCTGGAGGTTTAATTCCTCATCGTCCCACCCGGCAGAATCTTCGTATGGGTTCTGGGCGCGTAGCTCAGTGGGAGAGCACTACGTTGACATCGTAGGGGTCGCTGGTTCAATCCCAGCCGCGCCCACCATTCCCACAGCATCGGACGTGACATCGCCCCCATCCGATGCATCGGGTCTCTGTTTTGAGCATCTCTTCACGCCAAGCCGGGTCCGCTTTTTCGCACGATGCTCTCCTTGCTTGAGCATCTTTCCATGCAAGACCAGTTCCCACTTTTGGGAATGAATCCGATGTTCCCACGATAGAACAGCGCATCGTTCTTGCGAAAAACCGGGTCCACTTTTTCGCACGAGGCGCTAGGCGCGCGTGCGGGGCGAAAGCTCCATGGATGCCCTCTCCCGAAGATGTCGTAGCGCCGCGGCGATGTCGTCTTCAATCTTACGCGCGATGGGGTGACGATAATGGATCTGGTCGATGAAGAGCTCGGTTCTCTTCAGGTCCGGGCGATCATGCCACCAATCGACCACAGCCGTGTTGGGCCGCCTCGCCGCCAGTTCGGTGAAGGCTTGCCGGCAGGCTTGTTCGGATGTGTAGCGCGGGGTTTCGGGCTTCGGCTGCTTTGCGGAAAATACCGGTGGGAACACCAGAACGACGGAAAGATCGGCCGGTAAGGTCGCGAGTTTCCGCTCCAGCACCTGGACCGCCGGAAACGATCCGTCCGGATAACCTCGCTGATCGTTTCCTTGCCTGAACAAGCCCTCGCGCCAGCGCCGTGGATCCGCAAGGAGTTCGGCATAGAACGGCTCATAGTCCCAATAGCCGTCCATCGCCGATTGCGCCTTCGCGCTTCGAACGAGGCCCAGACGTCGCCCGGCCTGCTCGAGGCTGCTGACGCTGAGCAGACCGGAGAGGTATTCGACGGAGGAGTCCCTGAAACGCCAGAACGGGAAGGGATTCTCGCCTGCTCGCTGAGGATCGCGCGTGCACCATGTGTCCCGATTGACGCTGATCACCAGAGCTTTTGCGGCGCGATCATGATGCTTCATGAACCAATCGATGACCGTGAGCTGCTCGGGAATCTGAGATCCAGGCACGGAGAGCTGCGCGAAGGGAAGCCCTGTGAGCTCGGTCAGCCGCGACGGCTTGATGAGAGCGATTGTCGAGTTGCCGATGACCGCCGCCTTGAATTTCGGGCTGCGGCCGACGCTGGCTGTCGCATTGACATCCTTCTGTCCGTAGAGATTGGGCTCACCCGAGAACGGCGATCGCCCCGTGTCATAAGGATCGATCAGATAGAGACCGCCCAAGAGCGCCAGGAACAAACCAACAATGGAGCAGACCGCCCACGATACGAACCGGCTCCAGGCCTGATGTTGTGCTTCTGCGATCATTGGATCTTCCGCCCGTCAAAACTGGAAGTAGATGAATTCGTAATTGGCCGCGTCCCCGATCTGGAACAGGACAGCGAGGAGAACCACGGCAAAACCGACGGCGATCGAGCGCCGGGGCGGCATCAGCTTGGCAACAGCCCACGCCGTTGGGCCAAGGCAGGCGACGGCTGCCGCTATGGCAATTGCGCGCCACTTGAACGCCGTACCCAGCGGTGCAAGGCCGAACAATCCCTCGTAAATTCTCAGTGCCGCATCGAAGTTCGGGGCCCGGAACAGCACCCAGGCGAACATGACGAACAGCATCGTCAACACCCAGCCTGCAGCAGCCGGCATGCGCAGCCCTGCCCGGCGCCAGATGGCACCCGTCGCGAGCCCGAGCCCATGTGCCATGCCCCATGCGACGAAGGTCAGGCCGGCCCCGTGCCAGAGACCACCCAGCGCCATGGTCGCGAGGAGTGCGCAGAGCTGGACGGCCATGCCATTTCGGCTGCCGCCGAGAGGGATATACAGATAATCGCGCAGGAAGCGGGACAGCGTCATGTGCCAGCGCCGCCAGAAGTCCTGCAGGGACGTGGCGTTATAGGGCCTGTCGAAGTTGGGCGGCAGGACGATCCCGAGCATCAGGGCCATGCCGAGAGCCATGTCCGTATAGCCGGAGAAGTCGAAATAGATCTGGAACGTGAAGCCGAGTGTCCCCTGCCAGGCCTCAGCGACCGAGACACTCCCGCGGGAGGCTTGTTCGAAGATCGGGTTGACGTACTCCGCCAGAGGGTCGCTGATGAACACCTTCTTGACCAAGCCGAACGTGAGCAACATGAGACCGCGCCCGAAACGCTCCGCCGCATCCGGGCGCTTGTACGGCCTTTCTTCAAACTGGTGCATGATTTCGCTCCAGCGCACGAGCGGGCCGGCGAGCACCTGAGGGAAGAAGGCGATGTACAGCGCGTAGCGGACAAGGCCGTAGCGTGGCGCGCGTCCGGCTTTGAGATCGACGAGATACATCACGTGGTGGAATGTGAAGAACGAAATGCCGAGCGGCAAGCCGATGTCCCATTTCGGAATGGCGATACCAGGAATGAGATCGGCCCAACCCGTGAAGAAGTTGAAGTATTTGAAGACTCCGAGAACGATCAGATTGCCAACAAGAGCCAACGTGATCAGCACGCCTTGCCGCGTTCGCAAAAAGGCTTGGGCGACGAACCAGTTCACCAGGATCGAGACTGCGAGAAGTGGCGTGAAGCGCCAGTCCCAGTAGCTATAGAACAGGAACGAAAGCAGGAGCAGGAGAGGAAGCCGCCATTGCGGCCTGAATTGCTCGACAACCCA
This window of the Microvirga sp. TS319 genome carries:
- a CDS encoding MBOAT family protein, translated to MLFNSFAFLLVFLPASLMLHWVVEQFRPQWRLPLLLLLSFLFYSYWDWRFTPLLAVSILVNWFVAQAFLRTRQGVLITLALVGNLIVLGVFKYFNFFTGWADLIPGIAIPKWDIGLPLGISFFTFHHVMYLVDLKAGRAPRYGLVRYALYIAFFPQVLAGPLVRWSEIMHQFEERPYKRPDAAERFGRGLMLLTFGLVKKVFISDPLAEYVNPIFEQASRGSVSVAEAWQGTLGFTFQIYFDFSGYTDMALGMALMLGIVLPPNFDRPYNATSLQDFWRRWHMTLSRFLRDYLYIPLGGSRNGMAVQLCALLATMALGGLWHGAGLTFVAWGMAHGLGLATGAIWRRAGLRMPAAAGWVLTMLFVMFAWVLFRAPNFDAALRIYEGLFGLAPLGTAFKWRAIAIAAAVACLGPTAWAVAKLMPPRRSIAVGFAVVLLAVLFQIGDAANYEFIYFQF
- the hemA gene encoding 5-aminolevulinate synthase; translated protein: MDYQTYFTSALDRLQAERRYRVFAEIERQAGRFPHATWHSPEGPRPITVWCSNDYLGMGQNRDVTRAMVEAAWRLGTGAGGTRNISGNSHPIVALEAELADLHGKEAALVFTSGYVSNQTGISTLAKLIPGCLILSDALNHNSMIEGVRQSGCDKAIFRHNDLEHLEELLQAAGDRPKLIVFESVYSMDGDISPIHAICDLAERYNAMTYLDEVHAVGMYGPRGGGIAERDGAMHRVDVIEGTLGKAFGVMGGYLTGTKAVMDAVRSFAPGFIFTTALPPAVAAAATASIRHLKASSKERQMQQRQVARTKQVLSGLGLPIMDTVTHIVPVMVGNAEACKAASDRLLEKHGIYIQPINYPTVPRGTERLRITPGPFHTDAHVNALGAALVEVWGALKLPLSQKVQAAE